A region of the Hirundo rustica isolate bHirRus1 chromosome 5, bHirRus1.pri.v3, whole genome shotgun sequence genome:
AAACATACAGGACTTTACTGATAGTTGATGGAGTCTTCACTCTGTAATCCAGTTATTTTATGGAGAGTCCTTGTATATTTGGTGGCAATATTTTATGCATTTCAAAGTctcctttgaatatttttttataaataatactTCATTTTCATGGAGTTTTGCGAGAGCAATGTAAACTGCATTGTCTGTTTAAATGTCTGAACTcctaaaatattacaaaatccCTCCATAACTCCCCTTCCTATCTTTGATAGAGGCTTTTTTCAAACTTTGTTTCCTATTGTCTTCTGTATTCAAAGGTACAAGGATTTTGTTCTGTTGCCATTATCAAAGAGGAGGTTTTGCCAGGAATGCCAGCAACTGCTATTGCCAGCAGAATGGGAAAAACACTCAGACCACCAGTTCCTGTGTGATATCACCACTGCCCAGCTGAAAAGCCCAAGTCAACTTCTGCATCCGCTCGagaataaaaaaacaaatgcacagTATTTATTTGCAGACAGAAGTTGCCAGTTCCTACTTAATCTCCTTACAGATTTAGGATTCAGACGAGTGCTCTCTGTTGGAACACCCAGGTACATCAATGAGAATTGTTACACTTTCAGATAATACTTCTCTCTCGGAACTGTACAGCTTACTAATGATGATATATGGTGTCAGTGATTCTCCCATAATAAGAGGTTGACTATACTTTAATTGGTTGGGATTATCCAAATGTCTAGTGGGATCTAGCTTTGAACTTATTCCAGAGAAGACTGTGGCAGCACTGCgaataacacacacacacttcagaTCTCTTTGGTACTTATGGAAGTGACATTGAGTTTCTTGACTTATGGGTTTTTGTGTGAGGTGATCCCATAGGCTCCGCTAACTTACCATCTTTTAAGACTAacctattttttaattttgagtaCAGGCCAAGTTTAGACTACTCCATTTTCTCTatctttttggtttgtgtttagTAAAGTACCAGGCATTCTTGTCTTGCAAGATCATTTTTGAAGTTGGTGATTATGTGTTAAGTTTCTTAGTTCCTATTTTTCTTCAGGCTTCATGAAATGATCCAGTCAAAAGCATCACAAGAAGAAGAATTCAGTGTTAGAAGCCTTCTGCTAGATATTGATTTCAGGTAGGTTTTAACAAATGTTTATGTATCTGAAGAACATATACAAAGATGTGTATTCTTACTGCCTTAAGAGATAAATTGGTggttgttttccctttcttgtcTCTGCATCTCTGTTCCTGTACACATACACAAATGACATCCAGTTGATGAGAAAAGTAagtatatttattaatttctcgGTATTGGTGTGTGTTGTGAGTTATCAGGACCCAAAGAAGATGATTTTCTTGAGGGTTGTTTTCACTCTAAATACACCTTAACATAGataaaaagttatttatatttttctactACTATCAAAACTTGTTTTACAGGTATTCACAATTTTACACAGAGGATGAATTCTGCCACTACAACATGTTCAATCATCATTTTTTTGGCGGAGAGGTAAGGCTAATTATTTATTGAGTGCTTTGGTAAAAAAGTTCATGTTGTTGATGCAGAATTTTTTAAGAAACTCATGACTAGTCTAGTAGAAAACATCATGAATTaattaagaacattttaataaaagcagcaattaaggTGTGTAAGCAACATTAGTTAGCATAAATTTAATAGTCAACTTCAAATTGAGTGGAAGAGAGCTACTGAAAAGGAGGCAGTCTCATTCTTTGATTTTTGGTAATGTTTTTATATGTTAGCTGAATAGGGCACTTGTTTTCAGTCCTTCAAATCTAggtgcatttttatttatatatatatatatatatatatttaaaaaaatgctactCAAGAGGAAATTCACCTccacaagaggggaaaaaagttccATCTTCACAATTGAGACTTCTGCAGTGATTGGTTTATTGCCAGAGACAATATGTTTACAGTTCTTGAATCATTATTTTTGGAAATTAACCTCTGTTTCTTACAGGCTGCACGTGAAACTTGCAGGAAATTCTTGTATGAAGAGAATGGTGGAAGAGTCATTATGGTAACTGATCCGCCATTTGGAGGTCTAGTGGAAGCACTGGCTTCTAGTTTTAAAAAACTGATGGCAATgtggaggaaaacagaaaaagaaggtaTGTGTTCCAGCCAGAGGGGTGGCTTGTGCTGTAGCATCACTTTAAGGAAAAAGTACCTGTTTATAAGTCTGTGATTCTTGTTACTCAGTTGAATGTGAGCACACTCATGTTATAATTTCTGAAGATGAACTACCATATATCTGATTTATTCTCCTGATATTTTTAGTTCAGTAATGCCTAATCCTCAAAGTCTGCCttaaaaacttttccttttttttttttttccaaatctacTTTGTAATTAAAATGGACTTTAAAGGTAGAGAAAAATAAGCTATCAAACCACTACCCTTTTTTAGCAACCTAAGTGCATGCCAAGAATTTAGTTACATGGCACTTATATCTCCACATGTAAAATATGCCTAAGTGAACTAGTTCTTCTGCCCAACATGATGGAAATGTCCATGTTTATGTATTTGGAGTGTTCACTGTAAATTTCTCATGCTGCATGTACtatgtttttctcctttgtacACCAAGGTCTTTTCATTACTAGGTCATGACAACAAAGAGATGCCCATGTTCTGGATATTTCCATACTTCTTTGAGTCGCGCATTCTTGACTTTTTCCCAAGCTTCAGTATGATGGATTACCAGGTATGGCTGAACCCAGTGAAGCTGCTAAATACCAGTTGTGTGCAATTAAGAGGGGTATGAGTGAAAGCAGGTGCAGTGGCAGCGCTTCCCTGTAGCTGGGCCTTGCTCATGTGAAGCCCGGATTCTGTATTTCGTTTCTTCTGCCAGACTTTCAGTGTAACAAAATTTGCACTAATTCTGACAGGTGCTTGTTGCAGAGGTGAGAGGTAACTTGATGAAGAGTATTTCATTTCCCGCAGATTTTGAAATGTCagtgggcagtgcccagccctagaaaagaaaatccatatatattaaaaaattaaggtCTTTCATCTCCAAAACTGCTGGGATCAGAGTACAGTTACAACGATGGAAATGTTTGGAATTACTTAATAAGTGAACTTGTCAGTGATAATGCAGTAAACTGGCATCACCTTCTTCAATATTGTATCCATTCTGTGCGTAGTTTAAGCACACAGACTTCAGTGTGTTTTGAGGGCTCAGTCATGGGTATTCATGATgctaaaagtttattttttcatgtaactTCTGTGCATGAGTTTTGAAATTGGTCTTCTGAACAATGTATTTGTGGCTTGTAGAATGAAAATTTgttgaagaaaatggaaaactcATGCTAGGCTAGACTGCATTTCTGACAGTGTTCAGAGCTGAGAGTTTTTGTGACAAGCCTCAAAAAAAGAGGCAGGCTAATTGGATTTGCAACTTGGCAATTATTCTGAGATGGGTTAAGATGCCATTTCTTGTAGGGACAAGTTAAACTGTATAGATCCCTTCTTTTTAGCAGGTTGCTCTTGTAAACAGCTGCAATGTTATCTTACATATCCCGTGTAAATGAGCAAGAAGGAATAAGTACAATATGATTATTGTAGTAGTAGCCTAATACTATGTTTGCACAAATTTACAAATAAATGAGACAAAAAACTTGATGTAGAATTTGGTCTGGGGTTAGAGTCTTTTATATAAACAGGAACGTTTCATAAGGCACTTATTAAGATAGTAAATATGTAAATAGCTCTGCCTGTGCTTAGCATTCAGTGTAAGACTctttttttatggttttatttttttaggtaGACTATGATAATCATGCACTGTATAAACATGGCAAGACAGGTCGTAGACAGTCTCCTGTCCGTATTTTCACGAACCTTACCCCAAGTATGGTTGTGCTTCCTGAAGAAGAGGGATATAGGTAAGATGTATTAATGCTCAGGTGACTTTTAAAAGAGTGTCTTTGTTCTTAATTAGGGCATAAAGTCTCCAAAGGAGTGTGGGATGGTGTTGTTCGGTAGTGTCTTGCCTAACTTGGATGCCAGATTTAAGAgcacatttttctgtctcattcTAAAGTTGCATTTTATATAAACAATGTGTAGGAGAGCTGAAATGtctaaaaagacatttaaattttcCAGTGTGGAATGATGAGATTCCTTATTTTGTCTGTGGGAAATATTGTCTGCATCTGCAAGAGATTTACAGCCATGTCTGATAATCAGCTGTTAACACAGTAGTAAAAAAATGAACTTGTAAGAGAACTATCAAGGGCAGAGGAATTTAGTTTCATTTACTACTGATACTGTTGATAATTTGACCTCTATTTTACTGTGTGGATGTACCATGTGTAAATGGGCTAAGTGGTCATTTATGCAGCaaagatataatttttaattcaacAAAGTGAATTTGCAGTCCTTATATTGGTTGTTACGGTTGtataaaattaattgttttgtgTGCAAATAGTGGACCAGTACATCTTTTTCCCCAGATTTTGCACTATATGTCAGCGATATGTTAGTTCTGGTAACCAGCACTGTGAACTATGCAATTCATGTACATCAAAAGTAAGTATTTCCACTTTTTTCTGAATGGAAGTTTTAGCCGTAGTCAAATAACAACCTCTGTGATACTCGCCTTGGTAAAAGCCTGTTCTGATACTGAGTTCCATGGAAAACCCACAGCAGTTCAGTTTCACAGACTTATTATTACCTTCACAGTACATCTTCCATAACCcactggaaattaatttctgtttccctATTTCCTTTGTGTTGGAAAGAGGACAGGACAAGTTTGCTGCTTGCCACTTAGACCAGAACTTAGCCAGCTGTGGTCTGTtgacaaatgcattttttcttatGCTTTGAAGCTATAGCACTTTCTCATTTCAAAATTTCATCTGTGGTTTTCACAGATTCTCAGGACTGTTGTTTCTGAGCTAGTCCTTCCTACAGAGGAGTTGTTCCTGTGAACAGTGGGGACCATACATGAGTAGTTCTGTTTTAAGATGGTATCAGTGGGGGGGTTcaataaacaaaaacatttatttgatttatttgccTTTTGTAGGATGGCAGACGATGGAAGCATTGTGTTCTTTGCAAAAAATGTGTAAAACCCTGtaagtaacagaaaaatattttctaaatgaaagCATACTTAGTCCAAGGAAACTGAGATtgcaaaccagaaaatattctgtgaaaaaagtaaaatgtggTAATTCAGAAGACacagaataaatgaaaagtCTCAATTTCACACAAGTTGCTATTCTTTAGTTTAGGTGTACTTGCAGTGTGTGGAAATGTAATAAATTCTTGTCAAGGCACTCTAAATCCCATTTATATTTATCATGGCAAATTACTGTTTGAGAAATCATGATAAAATTGTTTCATCCACAAATTTAGTTGTATTTATATCTCTGTATAAATAGCTGAAGCAGTTACGTTTGT
Encoded here:
- the ZCCHC4 gene encoding rRNA N6-adenosine-methyltransferase ZCCHC4, with protein sequence MAAAGPERLRPAAIALLGPAPGAPSCPHGPALLFVKTSQGKEEGRRFYACSACRDRKDCNFFQWEDEKVSATRLAAREEYNRNHQPSFTHRQNVDRYKDFVLLPLSKRRFCQECQQLLLPAEWEKHSDHQFLCDITTAQLKSPSQLLHPLENKKTNAQYLFADRSCQFLLNLLTDLGFRRVLSVGTPRLHEMIQSKASQEEEFSVRSLLLDIDFRYSQFYTEDEFCHYNMFNHHFFGGEAARETCRKFLYEENGGRVIMVTDPPFGGLVEALASSFKKLMAMWRKTEKEGHDNKEMPMFWIFPYFFESRILDFFPSFSMMDYQVDYDNHALYKHGKTGRRQSPVRIFTNLTPSMVVLPEEEGYRFCTICQRYVSSGNQHCELCNSCTSKDGRRWKHCVLCKKCVKPSWFHCNNCNCCALQKHSCEKTDVGCFVCGKAGHKRSACPSLSSTRTASQPDKRKRQKIRKRVKMGICKRLAMKHAIFSRRKVKNKKKKT